A region of Corynebacterium glucuronolyticum DSM 44120 DNA encodes the following proteins:
- the recN gene encoding DNA repair protein RecN, whose product MLSELAIHNLGVLTSAGAQPGAGLTVVTGETGAGKTMVVESLRLLKGDRADASRVRTGASKAMVEGRFVVDERKRAAVEERGGEIDENGEVIITRSVTDQGRSKAYLGGRAVPAGVLRELTADLITIHGQHDQLRLMSADAQRDALDESDPAIIPLREDYAASYASWRSLAKDLKTRVEKRRELAQETDRLQFAITEISTVAPEAGEEEELATSIHRLQSVDQLREAASTALALIDGEEDSFEDTSAASALGEAQAALASAGDPELSRLSDVLSEVTSQLTEVSVDLGRFVDDLPLDPDALDKALRRQQALKGLTRKYAPDLAGVIEWWHKAEAKLAKLDVSTESLEALKKKVVAAEKSMRAKAKKLTAARATAATALSTAVTSEIHGLSMGNSRFDVAIEKAKPSASGFDQVEFQLNGKKIAASASGGELSRVMLAIEVIVSQGGATLVFDEVDQGVGGRAAGQIGKRLALLAKSNQVIVVTHLPQVAAYAQTHVFVSKDVEKDEAESAVRVLSGEERVEEIARMMAGLDDTATGRAHAKELLELASEFNKQGDS is encoded by the coding sequence ATGCTCTCGGAGCTAGCCATTCATAATCTCGGTGTCCTTACCTCTGCCGGTGCGCAGCCCGGTGCAGGGTTGACCGTCGTCACAGGTGAGACCGGTGCCGGCAAGACAATGGTGGTGGAGAGCCTACGGCTTCTCAAAGGCGACCGGGCGGATGCTAGCCGGGTCCGGACTGGTGCGTCGAAGGCAATGGTCGAGGGCCGTTTTGTTGTCGATGAGCGGAAGCGCGCAGCCGTCGAAGAACGTGGCGGTGAGATCGATGAAAACGGTGAAGTGATCATTACCCGTTCAGTCACCGACCAAGGGCGGAGCAAAGCGTATTTGGGAGGTCGGGCGGTTCCTGCGGGAGTTCTTCGTGAGCTTACGGCTGACCTTATCACCATCCACGGGCAGCACGATCAGCTTCGGTTGATGTCGGCGGATGCTCAACGCGATGCCCTCGATGAGTCCGATCCAGCGATCATTCCTTTGCGGGAAGACTACGCAGCATCCTACGCATCCTGGCGGTCCCTGGCGAAGGATCTGAAGACTCGCGTAGAAAAGCGAAGGGAGCTCGCGCAGGAAACAGACCGCTTGCAGTTTGCGATCACAGAGATTTCCACGGTCGCGCCGGAGGCTGGCGAAGAGGAAGAGCTAGCAACGTCTATCCATCGGTTGCAGAGCGTGGATCAGCTCCGAGAAGCGGCCTCGACAGCTCTGGCGCTCATCGATGGTGAAGAAGATTCTTTTGAGGACACATCCGCTGCAAGCGCACTGGGGGAGGCTCAGGCTGCTCTGGCCAGCGCAGGTGACCCTGAGCTGAGTCGTCTTTCTGATGTCTTGTCCGAGGTTACTTCACAGCTAACGGAAGTCTCCGTGGATCTCGGACGCTTTGTAGACGATCTTCCGCTCGACCCCGATGCATTGGACAAGGCTCTCCGACGCCAGCAGGCGCTAAAGGGGCTGACACGCAAATATGCTCCGGATCTTGCCGGTGTCATTGAGTGGTGGCACAAGGCGGAGGCGAAACTGGCAAAACTCGACGTGTCGACCGAGAGCCTAGAAGCCTTGAAGAAGAAGGTTGTTGCCGCGGAAAAGAGTATGCGGGCAAAGGCAAAAAAGCTAACGGCCGCACGCGCCACGGCAGCGACCGCGTTGTCTACCGCTGTGACGTCCGAGATTCACGGTCTGTCCATGGGCAACTCTCGTTTCGACGTAGCAATAGAAAAGGCCAAACCGTCGGCTTCCGGGTTCGACCAGGTTGAGTTCCAGCTCAATGGTAAGAAGATTGCGGCGAGTGCATCCGGTGGTGAGCTCTCTCGCGTCATGCTCGCAATCGAAGTGATTGTGAGCCAAGGTGGTGCGACGCTCGTTTTCGACGAGGTTGATCAGGGCGTCGGTGGGCGAGCAGCTGGACAGATTGGCAAGCGTCTCGCCCTATTGGCCAAATCCAATCAAGTCATTGTGGTGACACATCTGCCGCAGGTGGCAGCCTATGCACAGACCCACGTTTTTGTCTCCAAGGATGTTGAGAAAGACGAAGCAGAATCCGCTGTTAGGGTGCTATCCGGTGAAGAGCGGGTGGAGGAAATCGCCCGGATGATGGCTGGCCTCGATGACACAGCGACGGGACGCGCGCACGCAAAGGAGCTGTTGGAGCTGGCTTCGGAGTTTAATAAGCAGGGTGATTCTTAG
- the steA gene encoding putative cytokinetic ring protein SteA has product MSLFGSGKDLPGITGTLRECPAHLRKLSAGDIALVDVSDMTRTFASRLAEASPAAVVNVSSFVSGSVPHFGPQMLLDEGIVLIEGVGAEIRSVVKSGKKVRIDGDGVYVGDRLVARGTRVTPDIAEENFRTAQASLVDRMEAYFGNAIEFIHSEAPLLVDGVGVPDPGIDIEDRKVLIVGPCDDLPQELKKLKNFIREYDPVLIGVDRGADVLTDSGYKPDLIVGDPSEISADALRSGARVVMPADPDGHAPGLERIQDLGVGAITFPALSKESTELAILLADFHGASMIVHLGTPVDLQTVFAGTTEQPSALLTRFKAGGKLVDARAVSDLYVMQDTSAVAWVWALFGLIVLAAVTVLIAGFSGDGTFGENLVTTWNNVALTVQSWFK; this is encoded by the coding sequence ATGAGTCTGTTCGGATCTGGGAAAGATTTGCCGGGTATCACCGGCACGCTGAGAGAGTGCCCCGCTCACCTGCGAAAATTGAGCGCGGGGGACATCGCGCTAGTGGATGTAAGCGATATGACGCGGACATTCGCCAGCCGGCTTGCCGAGGCTTCTCCGGCGGCGGTTGTCAACGTTAGCTCGTTTGTATCCGGATCTGTCCCGCACTTCGGCCCGCAGATGCTTCTCGACGAAGGCATCGTCCTCATCGAGGGGGTGGGAGCGGAAATTCGCTCTGTGGTGAAGAGTGGCAAGAAGGTGCGCATCGATGGCGACGGCGTATACGTGGGAGACCGACTCGTTGCTCGAGGCACCCGGGTCACGCCGGACATCGCGGAAGAGAATTTTCGCACTGCGCAAGCGTCTCTCGTGGATCGGATGGAGGCCTACTTTGGAAACGCCATCGAGTTCATCCATTCCGAGGCTCCACTGCTTGTCGACGGTGTCGGGGTTCCCGATCCTGGCATTGACATTGAGGACCGGAAGGTGCTGATTGTCGGCCCGTGTGATGATCTCCCGCAAGAGTTGAAGAAGCTGAAGAATTTCATCCGCGAGTATGATCCGGTTCTTATCGGTGTGGACCGCGGGGCAGATGTGCTCACTGATTCCGGCTACAAGCCCGATCTCATTGTCGGTGATCCGTCGGAGATTTCAGCCGATGCGTTGCGTAGCGGTGCACGCGTGGTTATGCCTGCGGACCCCGATGGCCACGCCCCCGGTTTGGAGCGCATTCAGGATCTGGGTGTCGGTGCCATCACGTTTCCGGCATTGAGTAAGGAATCCACGGAGCTGGCCATACTGCTGGCTGATTTCCACGGTGCTTCAATGATCGTTCACCTGGGCACCCCCGTTGATCTGCAGACAGTTTTTGCCGGTACGACCGAGCAGCCCTCGGCTCTCCTCACCCGTTTCAAGGCTGGTGGGAAGCTTGTCGACGCTCGGGCGGTTTCCGATCTCTATGTCATGCAGGACACGTCGGCCGTTGCCTGGGTGTGGGCACTTTTCGGCCTCATCGTCCTCGCTGCCGTCACCGTTCTCATTGCTGGGTTCTCTGGAGATGGCACTTTTGGCGAGAACCTGGTGACAACGTGGAACAACGTCGCTCTGACCGTTCAGAGTTGGTTTAAGTAA
- a CDS encoding copper transporter, translating into MARVNPTAAVTAGIMFGLAGGLVAGTYLLAPSLSGSPIGGVSDKLAVAEHDAAVYQAQAQSADSYIADIAEDTVRGRLADKPVVLITTPSVNEEDFGHIDWLSKIGGAPSVTRITLTDSFLTQDSAEPLKSLAATTLPAGIQLSEDNRSVGTHMGELIGATLSESPTNVAAPSDSPSSEQPESPEDEGENENQGEQKPSTSPVGQDERNLVFGALKEAGYLSYEGDVPTAAAVVLVTGDSDGREDSFRVSQYVDFARALDKSGLPTTVAGRLPAAGPDGLIGRLRTNQEDALSVSTVDSIDRFYGRLATVLATVEQISGGSGSYGTADKTDAVAPA; encoded by the coding sequence ATGGCACGTGTAAACCCAACAGCTGCAGTGACAGCAGGAATCATGTTCGGTCTGGCAGGTGGACTCGTTGCGGGCACGTACCTCCTTGCGCCGAGCCTGTCAGGCTCACCCATCGGTGGCGTGAGCGACAAGCTCGCAGTCGCTGAGCACGATGCGGCTGTATACCAAGCCCAGGCTCAGTCTGCAGATAGTTATATCGCTGATATCGCGGAGGACACGGTGCGGGGCCGGCTAGCTGACAAGCCCGTTGTCCTCATCACCACCCCGAGCGTAAATGAGGAGGATTTTGGCCATATTGACTGGCTGTCGAAGATCGGCGGTGCTCCCTCAGTGACACGCATTACTCTGACCGACTCGTTCCTCACCCAGGATTCCGCTGAACCGCTTAAATCGCTTGCAGCCACGACACTGCCTGCGGGGATTCAGCTGAGCGAGGATAACCGATCCGTGGGAACACACATGGGTGAGCTCATCGGTGCGACGTTGTCTGAGAGCCCCACGAATGTGGCTGCACCGTCAGACTCTCCCTCCAGCGAGCAACCAGAGTCTCCCGAGGATGAGGGGGAGAACGAGAATCAGGGTGAGCAGAAGCCGTCGACAAGCCCTGTTGGACAAGATGAGCGCAACCTTGTTTTTGGGGCTTTGAAAGAGGCCGGTTACCTCTCCTATGAGGGGGACGTGCCCACTGCCGCCGCAGTTGTACTCGTCACCGGCGACTCCGACGGGAGGGAAGACTCCTTCCGCGTGAGCCAGTATGTGGACTTCGCGCGTGCGCTGGATAAAAGCGGGCTTCCCACGACAGTTGCGGGGCGACTGCCCGCTGCCGGCCCCGACGGATTGATTGGCAGACTGCGAACGAACCAAGAGGATGCGTTGAGCGTATCTACCGTGGATTCCATTGACCGTTTCTACGGGAGGCTCGCAACCGTGCTGGCTACGGTCGAGCAAATCTCTGGCGGCTCCGGTTCTTACGGCACAGCGGACAAGACAGATGCGGTGGCACCAGCATAA
- a CDS encoding NUDIX domain-containing protein, producing the protein MSFDFSVLSSEHLLDAPIISVRRDLVTMPTGEANREIVEHFGAIAVVCEKDGAIALEKQYRHSVGAHLWELPAGLLDKPGETALECAQRELKEEVGLAAGSWALITDLVTSPGFCDEAVRIFHATDVSKTLRPEAEDEEADLTWEWVPLDTARRMVLDGEICNSIAIAGIMCCGGKERSVDTPFSLRPVALADRKRALQAGGRP; encoded by the coding sequence ATGAGTTTTGATTTTTCGGTTTTGTCATCTGAGCACCTCCTCGATGCCCCTATCATCTCCGTCCGGCGTGATCTCGTTACGATGCCGACCGGTGAAGCGAATCGGGAAATCGTCGAGCATTTTGGTGCCATCGCGGTCGTCTGTGAGAAGGATGGAGCGATTGCGCTGGAAAAACAGTATCGGCACAGTGTGGGCGCACACCTCTGGGAGCTGCCTGCCGGCCTCTTGGACAAGCCAGGTGAGACGGCTCTCGAATGCGCGCAGCGGGAGCTGAAGGAAGAAGTGGGACTGGCTGCGGGTTCCTGGGCGCTCATCACGGATTTGGTTACTAGCCCGGGCTTTTGCGATGAGGCTGTCCGCATCTTCCATGCCACGGATGTCTCGAAGACCCTCCGACCGGAGGCGGAAGATGAGGAAGCAGACCTCACCTGGGAGTGGGTTCCGCTCGACACTGCCAGGCGCATGGTTCTCGATGGTGAGATCTGTAACTCCATCGCCATCGCCGGGATCATGTGCTGTGGCGGAAAAGAGCGCAGTGTTGACACACCATTCAGCCTCCGCCCCGTGGCGCTTGCCGACCGAAAGCGAGCTTTGCAAGCTGGCGGTCGGCCCTAG
- the xerD gene encoding site-specific tyrosine recombinase XerD: MVKTNPAEPVSNPRRSINSRDWGERRGARGESRGAQTSQRETGDSADTADSRPLRSGNRHQAETSAAKVARQWITYLTVERGKARNTIASYRRDLASYLDFVGERSLDSIAATDIEAFLQSLGRHGLAVTSVRRMLSTIRGFHAFARDEGIVADDVAHDITPPAMPQHLPDTLSVDEINTLIESQAGDSAVALRNKALLELLYGTGARISEVLSLAVDDITALEETDGILVLTGKGDKQRIVPVGSHARQAVDAYLVRGRPQLNKGKSAALFLNVRGGKAMSRQSAWQVVKQAATEAGITKDISPHTLRHSFATHLLEGGADVRSVQELLGHASVTTTQIYTHITADSLRAMWRTAHPRA, translated from the coding sequence ATGGTGAAGACGAATCCGGCGGAGCCCGTCTCGAACCCGCGGCGCTCCATCAACAGCCGTGACTGGGGAGAGCGTCGCGGAGCGCGTGGCGAAAGTCGCGGAGCGCAGACAAGCCAGCGCGAAACCGGAGACTCTGCCGACACGGCGGATTCTCGCCCGTTGCGGAGTGGAAACCGGCATCAGGCGGAAACATCGGCAGCGAAGGTTGCCCGCCAGTGGATCACTTACCTTACTGTCGAGCGTGGCAAGGCGCGGAATACGATTGCGAGCTACCGACGTGATCTCGCTTCCTACCTCGATTTCGTGGGGGAGAGGTCTCTGGATTCCATCGCTGCGACCGACATTGAGGCATTTCTTCAATCCCTCGGCAGGCACGGGCTCGCCGTTACCAGCGTACGACGGATGCTCTCGACCATCCGTGGCTTCCACGCCTTTGCACGCGACGAGGGAATTGTCGCTGATGACGTAGCACATGACATCACGCCCCCGGCGATGCCTCAGCACCTCCCAGACACGCTTAGCGTGGACGAGATAAACACCCTCATTGAGTCCCAAGCTGGCGACAGCGCTGTTGCTTTGCGGAACAAGGCGCTTCTGGAGCTCCTTTACGGAACGGGCGCACGCATCTCCGAGGTCCTCAGCCTTGCGGTGGATGACATCACCGCGTTGGAGGAAACCGATGGCATTCTCGTGCTTACTGGCAAGGGCGATAAGCAACGTATCGTTCCCGTAGGTTCTCACGCACGGCAAGCCGTGGATGCGTATCTCGTGCGTGGCCGTCCGCAGCTGAACAAGGGGAAAAGCGCAGCCTTGTTCTTAAATGTGCGCGGAGGTAAAGCAATGTCCCGGCAATCAGCGTGGCAAGTGGTCAAACAAGCTGCGACGGAGGCCGGCATCACGAAAGACATCTCGCCGCATACTCTTCGTCACTCGTTCGCCACCCACCTCCTTGAAGGCGGGGCAGATGTCCGCAGCGTCCAGGAGCTCCTCGGTCACGCCTCAGTGACAACTACGCAAATCTACACTCACATCACCGCTGATTCTCTCCGCGCCATGTGGCGCACGGCGCACCCGCGCGCCTAA
- a CDS encoding ParA family protein, translated as MSTRDDDGLFSKSDLPADSEYGLTGRPLRTIPEPPELTTHGPAKILAMCNQKGGVGKTTSTINLGACLAEQGRKVLLVDLDPQGALSAGLGIRQDELDLTVYNLLVDTDATIEETVMSTRVPGMDIVPANIDLSAAEIQLVNEVGREQTLARALRPVMKEYDYIVLDCQPSLGLLTVNALTCAQGVIIPMECEYFSLRGLALLTDTVEKVRDRLNFDLDVLGILVTMFDRRTTHSREVMDRLVDVFGDKVFDTVITRTVRFPETSVAGEPITTWAPKSQGAEQYRNLAKEVIERTTLE; from the coding sequence GTGTCCACGCGCGATGATGACGGACTGTTTAGCAAGTCCGACCTGCCGGCAGATTCCGAGTATGGTCTGACCGGCCGTCCGCTGCGCACGATTCCGGAGCCACCGGAGCTGACCACGCACGGTCCGGCAAAGATTCTCGCCATGTGCAACCAAAAAGGCGGCGTGGGAAAGACAACCTCAACGATCAACCTCGGCGCCTGCTTGGCTGAGCAGGGACGCAAGGTGTTGCTCGTGGACCTCGACCCCCAAGGCGCCCTCTCTGCGGGACTCGGAATCCGCCAAGATGAGCTGGATCTCACTGTGTACAACCTGCTGGTGGATACCGATGCCACCATCGAGGAAACGGTCATGTCTACCCGTGTCCCGGGGATGGACATTGTTCCGGCGAACATCGACCTTTCAGCAGCGGAAATCCAGCTCGTTAACGAGGTCGGTCGCGAGCAAACTCTCGCCCGTGCATTGCGTCCGGTGATGAAGGAATATGACTACATCGTCCTGGACTGCCAGCCCTCCCTGGGGCTCCTCACTGTGAACGCCCTGACCTGTGCACAAGGTGTGATCATCCCAATGGAATGCGAATACTTCTCGCTGCGCGGGCTTGCACTCTTGACAGACACAGTGGAGAAGGTGCGTGACAGGCTCAACTTTGACCTCGACGTGCTGGGGATCTTGGTCACTATGTTTGACCGGCGTACGACGCACTCTCGCGAGGTTATGGACCGGCTCGTCGACGTTTTTGGCGATAAGGTGTTTGACACGGTCATTACCCGAACTGTGCGGTTCCCCGAGACCTCCGTCGCAGGCGAGCCGATTACCACGTGGGCCCCGAAGTCGCAGGGGGCCGAGCAGTACCGAAACTTGGCCAAAGAGGTCATCGAACGGACCACACTCGAGTGA
- a CDS encoding segregation and condensation protein A: MSPVTNISDDASLSQKAEQPELTGFRVALHNFEGPFDLLLHLIGKKKLDITEVALAEVTDEFIAYTRALGETADLDETTQFVLVAATLLDIKAARLIPHGESDSEEELEALRERELLFVRLLQYRAYQKVAALFRKWEAEADKIYPREVSMEEPFVDVLPPLRLDIDLADFATLAASVFRPHKDETVDTGHLHQVEVSVPHEAGFLLDTLSLAGKGTWMTFSTLTRDCTVTMEIVGRFLALLELFKAHAVDVDQPVPLEELNVAWTGKTVDPTVVAAANWD; encoded by the coding sequence GTGAGCCCTGTAACGAATATCAGCGACGACGCGTCACTTTCTCAAAAAGCCGAACAGCCGGAGCTCACCGGGTTCCGCGTCGCGCTTCACAACTTTGAGGGCCCCTTTGACCTGCTTCTGCACCTCATTGGCAAGAAGAAACTGGACATCACCGAGGTGGCCCTAGCGGAAGTGACGGACGAATTCATCGCGTACACGCGCGCGTTGGGGGAAACCGCCGACCTCGATGAAACGACGCAGTTCGTACTCGTCGCGGCAACGCTCTTGGACATCAAGGCTGCCCGCCTGATTCCCCATGGTGAAAGCGATTCCGAGGAGGAGTTGGAAGCTCTCCGTGAACGGGAGCTACTCTTCGTCCGACTTCTCCAGTACCGGGCCTACCAGAAGGTTGCGGCACTGTTCCGGAAATGGGAGGCGGAGGCCGACAAAATTTACCCCCGCGAGGTCTCGATGGAAGAACCGTTCGTGGACGTGTTGCCCCCGCTGCGCCTGGATATTGACCTGGCAGACTTTGCCACGTTAGCTGCGAGCGTCTTTCGCCCGCATAAGGACGAAACGGTGGACACCGGTCACCTGCACCAAGTAGAGGTTTCCGTCCCCCACGAGGCTGGCTTCCTTCTCGATACTCTCTCGCTGGCTGGTAAGGGTACGTGGATGACTTTTTCCACCCTGACCCGTGACTGCACCGTCACAATGGAGATTGTCGGCCGTTTCCTCGCGTTGCTCGAGCTCTTCAAAGCACACGCCGTGGACGTGGATCAACCCGTGCCGCTCGAAGAACTCAATGTAGCCTGGACGGGGAAGACAGTAGATCCAACGGTTGTTGCTGCTGCGAACTGGGACTAG
- the scpB gene encoding SMC-Scp complex subunit ScpB, whose translation MGMQLRSELESILLVVDTPATVAALAAATEHSEDDVATQLRAMSNDFSGRGSGIDLREVDGGWRFYTRRENSRVVERFITGGSHTKLTKAAMETLAVVAYRQPVTRSQISAIRGVNVDGVMRTLSLRGLVRECGTEQGAILYETTELFRQHLGIDSLDRLPNLAPLLPEVDQIEQI comes from the coding sequence ATGGGTATGCAGTTACGGTCTGAGTTGGAATCCATTCTATTGGTGGTGGATACTCCTGCGACTGTTGCGGCGCTAGCTGCGGCGACAGAGCACTCAGAGGACGACGTTGCTACCCAGTTGCGGGCGATGTCCAATGATTTCAGCGGCCGGGGTAGCGGGATAGATCTCCGTGAAGTAGACGGAGGTTGGCGCTTTTACACTCGGCGCGAGAACTCCCGCGTTGTGGAACGTTTCATCACAGGTGGAAGCCATACGAAACTCACGAAGGCGGCAATGGAGACTCTAGCGGTCGTGGCCTACCGCCAACCCGTGACGCGTTCTCAGATTTCTGCCATCCGTGGCGTTAACGTCGACGGTGTGATGCGCACGCTGAGCCTTCGCGGGCTCGTTCGCGAATGCGGCACAGAGCAGGGTGCAATTCTCTATGAAACGACGGAGCTTTTCCGTCAACATTTGGGTATCGATTCGCTTGACCGGCTGCCAAACCTTGCCCCCTTGCTGCCGGAAGTAGACCAGATTGAGCAGATATAA
- a CDS encoding adenosylmethionine--8-amino-7-oxononanoate transaminase — MPTALGVAHGVIADDEKNSADSVRESLDWELIAFDREHLWHPYAPTPNTYPHVLVHGAEGVYLSTTEGKLIDAMSSWWAAAHGHRHPEIVEAAKKQIDTMEHVMFGGLTHEPAVQLARKLVQLTGLQRVFYSDSGSVSVEVAMKMALQYQRGKGHPEKNRFLTWRSGYHGDTQGPMSVCDPEGGMHSMWEGTLTTQIFAPAPPVLGATEAEQDAYVAEFESYITDSVAAVIVEPHVQGAGGMRFHDTALVEKVVELCHKHGILFIADEIATGFKRTGPMFVTTGMGVDIMCVGKALTGGFLSFAATLTTSEVAEVIGTLMHGPTFMGNPLACAVSLASVTLMETAPYDIAHIESVLTEGLAPARDVPGVADVRVCGAIGVIEMNHDVDMIATTRAAMDEGIWIRPFGRLIYAMPPFICSDDELATICRGLVSAAAHA, encoded by the coding sequence ATGCCCACTGCACTGGGCGTAGCTCATGGCGTGATTGCGGATGATGAAAAGAATTCAGCCGATAGCGTTCGTGAGTCACTAGACTGGGAACTCATCGCCTTTGATCGGGAGCATCTCTGGCACCCCTATGCTCCCACCCCCAACACGTATCCCCACGTGCTCGTTCATGGAGCAGAGGGGGTCTACCTTTCCACAACTGAGGGGAAGCTCATCGACGCCATGAGCTCCTGGTGGGCTGCAGCTCACGGTCACCGCCATCCGGAGATTGTGGAGGCGGCCAAGAAGCAGATTGACACGATGGAGCACGTTATGTTCGGTGGCCTGACGCACGAACCAGCGGTGCAGCTTGCTAGGAAACTTGTACAGCTTACGGGCCTTCAACGCGTCTTCTACTCTGACTCGGGATCCGTTTCCGTCGAGGTGGCAATGAAGATGGCGCTCCAATACCAGCGGGGGAAGGGCCACCCGGAAAAGAATCGATTTCTGACCTGGCGCAGTGGCTACCACGGCGACACGCAAGGACCCATGAGCGTGTGTGATCCCGAAGGAGGTATGCACTCTATGTGGGAGGGGACCCTCACGACACAGATCTTCGCCCCCGCTCCACCTGTCCTGGGTGCAACGGAGGCAGAACAGGACGCGTATGTGGCGGAATTCGAGAGCTACATCACCGACTCGGTGGCTGCCGTCATCGTTGAGCCTCACGTTCAAGGCGCTGGGGGGATGCGCTTCCACGACACAGCACTTGTGGAGAAAGTAGTGGAACTCTGCCACAAGCACGGAATTTTGTTCATCGCTGACGAAATCGCCACCGGCTTTAAGCGGACCGGACCGATGTTCGTCACCACAGGTATGGGTGTGGACATCATGTGTGTGGGCAAGGCATTGACCGGGGGCTTCTTAAGCTTCGCAGCAACACTCACAACCAGTGAAGTCGCCGAGGTCATTGGGACACTGATGCATGGTCCAACCTTCATGGGCAACCCACTTGCGTGTGCGGTATCGCTGGCCTCAGTCACTCTGATGGAAACGGCACCGTACGACATTGCACACATCGAGTCGGTGCTCACCGAAGGACTAGCACCAGCGAGGGACGTGCCCGGGGTAGCTGATGTAAGAGTGTGTGGTGCTATCGGTGTCATCGAAATGAACCACGATGTGGACATGATCGCTACGACTCGGGCTGCAATGGACGAAGGAATCTGGATTCGCCCATTTGGGCGCCTCATTTACGCTATGCCACCGTTTATCTGTAGCGATGACGAACTCGCCACAATTTGCCGGGGCCTTGTATCCGCTGCCGCACATGCGTAG
- the bioD gene encoding dethiobiotin synthase produces MKIAVTGTNTDVGKTIVTAALAVELNRRNVAGGQWHMIKPVQTGVNDSDARTVRQLTGIETEEVMHYPEALAPDQSALRAGIEPATLEEVAAEVDKRDGNYLVEGAGGILVRLGQDWTFLDLCLTLNLPIIVVTSMQLGSLNAAELTVSHIRSRGATVLGVIGGSYPADPDLPTRLNVDEMEAKTGVPFAGVMPEGSGTLGKTEFARVAAELELNKLGL; encoded by the coding sequence ATGAAGATAGCAGTCACTGGAACCAACACCGATGTAGGAAAGACGATCGTCACTGCGGCGTTGGCAGTAGAGCTCAATCGTCGAAACGTTGCAGGTGGGCAATGGCACATGATCAAGCCAGTGCAGACGGGAGTCAACGATTCGGACGCGCGGACCGTGCGCCAGCTCACCGGCATCGAGACTGAAGAGGTCATGCACTACCCGGAGGCTCTCGCCCCCGATCAGTCGGCTCTGCGAGCGGGGATCGAACCGGCGACGCTGGAGGAGGTAGCCGCTGAGGTGGACAAGCGTGACGGTAATTACCTCGTCGAAGGTGCAGGCGGCATTCTTGTTCGTCTCGGGCAGGACTGGACCTTCCTTGACTTGTGCCTCACTCTGAATCTGCCAATTATTGTCGTCACGTCCATGCAGCTTGGTTCCCTTAATGCAGCTGAGCTCACCGTGTCACACATTCGCTCCCGCGGTGCCACGGTGCTCGGTGTCATTGGCGGCAGTTATCCGGCAGATCCGGACTTGCCCACTCGCCTGAACGTCGATGAGATGGAGGCAAAGACGGGAGTGCCCTTCGCTGGTGTAATGCCAGAGGGAAGTGGGACCCTTGGGAAAACAGAATTCGCCCGTGTCGCAGCTGAGCTGGAATTGAATAAATTGGGTCTGTAG